The genomic interval TATGGGTCTAGTTTTTGAATGGCAACTTTCAACCCCCGTGCCTTTAGAAGCCGACCAATGGCGGCGGCGGTGACGCCCTTTCCCACTGAACTGACGACCCCACCTGTGCAGAATATGTATCGTGTCATGTAGCCGTTGCCTCCTGCCTTGCTGATGAACCAAAACAACGGCGGGGAGGGTGCGCCGCCCTGAAGGGCAGTGATCCTCCCCGCCGAAAGTGCCGGGTATGCTAGGGATGGTGGCGTCACCGCCACAGTAGGGGTTAGATAAGTTTGGCGAGGTCTTCCGTCGCACGCTTAATATCCAAGAAGACTAAGCCCGATTTTGCGTTTTCCCGCGCTAGGGAGGTCAACACGGCGTCGTCTCCAACGGAGGTCAGAATCACATGACCTTCTTTGCCGCGAATGTAAACCTGTTCCATGCCCCCCCGACCTAGTTCTTTGGCGATCCGTTCCCCTAGCGAGAGCATCGCCGCAGACATGGCGGAAATCCGGTCTTCCTCAATATCCGGGGAGAGTGCGGACGCCATGCTTAGCCCATCAACGCTCACAACAGCAGACCCCTCAATATCGGAGTTGCCACGTTGCATATCACGCAACCGTTCTACCATCAGTTCGGTGCGAGTTTTTGCCATAAGGGGGATACCTTTCGCCGTGTCGGGTGTGATCCTGAGAGGATGATAACATAGGGTTCACAATGCGTCAACACGCCCAACCACCGGAAAAAATGGACTAGGACAAAAGCACTACCCATGAACAAAAGATTATGGAGTTCAGAACGTTTGTATAAAAAGGCTGGGGGCGATAGAATTCTTTGATCAGCATTTATGTTATTAGGACTTACGCAGTTGAACGTGTTTACCCTGTATTCATCGAAAGGGAAAGTTTGAGGGGGAAGCCCCCTCAAAAAAATGGATTCCCCCTTCTCCCACTGGGAG from Anaerolineales bacterium carries:
- a CDS encoding roadblock/LC7 domain-containing protein — protein: MAKTRTELMVERLRDMQRGNSDIEGSAVVSVDGLSMASALSPDIEEDRISAMSAAMLSLGERIAKELGRGGMEQVYIRGKEGHVILTSVGDDAVLTSLARENAKSGLVFLDIKRATEDLAKLI